The sequence TTGCCGTATTCTGTAGCCAGCTTGAAGCCCAATTTCATGGCTTTGAGATTCAAATCTACAAAGGCGGGTTTCACGCTTTCGCGCAGAGAGGTTTCCAGAGCGGATTCGCTAACTATCTGTGTTACTTTCACCAAAAATGCCAGCGAAAGCACATTGGTAGTAATAGCACTGCCAAGCTGTTTCTGAGCAATTTCCGTAAAAGGCAATTCATAGGTGTTGTCAGCCGCTAATGCCAGATTCTTGACGTAAGTAGTATCAATGATCAGGATTCCGGTATCGCGCAGATCGAAGAGATACTTATCGCATGCTTCTTGAGTGAGTGCGAGCAGACAATTGAAGTTTGTTGCCTCAGGAAAGTAAATCTCTTTGTCACTGATGATTACGT comes from Candidatus Cloacimonadota bacterium and encodes:
- a CDS encoding 2-oxoacid:acceptor oxidoreductase family protein — protein: MKRSYEIRLSGSGGQGLILAGIILARAAVIDKHKVTQTQSYGPESRGGYSRADVIISDKEIYFPEATNFNCLLALTQEACDKYLFDLRDTGILIIDTTYVKNLALAADNTYELPFTEIAQKQLGSAITTNVLSLAFLVKVTQIVSESALETSLRESVKPAFVDLNLKAMKLGFKLATEYGK